gagatcacagaattactttggttggaaaagaccttcaagatcattgagtcaaaccatacagaaacacagaattaacttggttggaaaagtccttgaagatcaccaagatcatggagtccaaccctcctgccatgggcagggatacctttaattagattaggttgctcaaagccccatccaacctgaccttgaaggCTTCCAACGGTGGAGCCAGGGAAATGCAAAGGGCCAAGGAAGATATTCCACGTGCTGGTGGGAGGATAAGACCTTCCTGCTGCATCCCACGAGCTCTGGAGACTAATTAGGGGTAACATGTTTCTGCTGAGGAGTCTCTGGGAGgtggtgcagctggagctgctgtggcagcagctgaatAACCACAATGCTGGATTTAAATATGGTAATTCTGGAGGTAATTACCAGAGCAATGTTAGGACATGAGGGAGGATCACAAGGGAGAGGTGGACACTTGCCAGTGACCACATAGGATGGAGCAGGGCTCTCCAGTTCCTGAAATATAACCCAAGCTTTTGATATTATCTAGCAAGGTCTTGTGAGTTAAGGATGAAAGCCTGGAGGAGAACCTTGAGGTCAATTGGACAGGTCTTCTGCATGACACAAACCAGAGGACAGCCTGCAGCAAGCAGGATAAAGCTTGGATGGCTTGGTCAGATCCCATCGCTGTTGGAGAACCACCGCTTCATCTGGTGCGTTGTTTCCATAAGGGAGCTTCCTTCTGGGTGACCTCTTTCTCTCAGACTGTTCCAGTTTCAGCTGCAGCCccactccctgctctgccctccccatgCCTCCCAGGAAAGTGGGGCATGATGGGTACAACCCGCCGGGATACGACACATCCAAGCGCGGAAGCCGGTTCGTGGTGGtgctgcctggatgcagccaaGCTTCAGGAGCCCAGGTGAGACCTGCCAGCTCTAAACATCCCTCTCCCACTTGGATTTCAgttttgtggctgttttttttttgtatagaCTTTTAGGTAGACAGCAGACCAGCAGTGAACCCCTTTCTAGGTCATGTCCTGTAGCACATCCTGTGCCTCCCACCATGCCTGATTCTGGCTGGCAGAAGTCCATTTTGTCCCAAGTagcccagctcccaccagtTTCCTTAGGGGTTGAGGGTTACTCCCCACCAACGTGCAGCCCTTTGGCAATGGAAGGGTTGCCCAAAAGCACAGGATAGTCCTGCAGAGCCATaaagcagggaggctgggatTAGAAGAGGGCACATACTGCTCCAGTTGTCTTCTTGGCAGAGGGCAAGGTGGCTGTGAGCCTCCTCCCAATGCTCCCTTGAACCTGTCTGAGCTGACTGTGCCCAAaatgagcagctctggagcaagTTTGGGCTGGGACATGCTGTGAAGCATGAGGCAGACATCCCGCCGGGCCTGGCTGCTCAGGCACgttgcagggctgtggggaggtgAGATCCTGCACCCATTCCAGTCCAAGGGTTGATGTCAAGCTGGCTGAACTCCCAGGGGAACAACTAGCCCTCCAAAGACCAGGTTATTACTTTGGTTTGTCTTCTGTTGATTAGACTTTGCTTTAATATGAGCTGAAATGAGCCCTCCAAGGACAGTGAAGCGTGTCTGCAGGGGAGATGTGCTGCTCAGCACTAAATCACTGGATAAAAAGGCCAAACAGATCAGAACCCgttccccttcccttctctgaGGCAGGTGATGTCTGCTTTTGAAAGAGGGAAGAGCTTTGTTCCTTGGAAAAAGGTTCATCTTTGAAATGAGGCCAACTCCAGCTGTGCACAGAGCTCTCCCAGACTCTGGactccagctgctctgaagctgttctcttaatttgcttttgataaatatttcagtgctgcCAATAGCCCTGAAGACTGTGAGCTCCCCTCTCAGCCCAGAGCTCACCTGTTTTGCAGGAGgcctttcatttttcacttgaagagggtgaaaaataaaaacaaggagaagaaagagtGAGCAGCATTGCAGATCAGCAATTTGAGAGGACCCAGGATCTTTGGTACCCTAAGATCTGGGTTTGAATGTCCAAGTTGGGAGAGTTACTCCAAACATCAGACAGACAGTGCTGGGAATgattgagaaaaaataatgaaggctGTGTGTAATGCCAGTggtatattttttcattataaaaatattgcacAACAGTTTTGATGGTGAAATGTAGACGTCTGGGCAGCAATGGGATAGAAAACAGCTTAAAAGGCAAAGACCTTGTGGCTTTTGTGGAGAACAAATGGACCCTGATGTGGCAGTGCACCCTTGTGTCAAAAGGGGCCACCAGTCTCCAGGGTGGTATTTGGAAAATTGTTGCCAGGAGGCTTAGGGAGGTgattccttcctctctccttagCAGTGGTGAGGTCCCATGTGGgatgctgtgtgcagttctagGCTCCCCTATGAAAGAGGACATGGACTTAGGGGAGGAAGACCAGTGCAAGGCCAccaagatgctgaagggactgCAGCACCTTTCCTCTGAGTAGGGCTGAAGTGAGCTGGGACTCCTTATCCAGAAGGCAATAATGAGCAGGAGGGACTGACATCAATGTGTATAAATCCCTGATGGCAGGGGATGGAACTGAGGGAACCCAGCTTTTCTAAGTAGTGTGCACTTGCAGGAGAAAAGGCCATGGGCACTGGAGAAAACAGATGGAATTGCATGGGCAGTGAAGACATGAGTTTTCAGCATGAGGGCGGTCAAAGAGTGGCaaaggtggtggagtctccgTCCTGGGAGATACTGAAAACCTGACTGGCCATGGTGGGGGACAACCTGTTATAGAGCTGGTTCTGCTTTAGCACTGGGTGGAAGCACATGCTCTCCAGAGCTTCTTGCCAAACTAAATGACTCTTAGATTCTCCATCCTTAGAGATACTGATGAGACATGTACCCAGGTGAGATTTCAGGAGACTGGGGTGCGCTTTCTTATCCAAGTCTTTTCTTGGGCAAGTGATGGACTTGTGTCACATTCTGGAAACCAGCAGACACCAGTGATGATAGTGGCATATTTCCTAGAAGTCTTGTTGCACTTTTCCACCTGCTCTGATGGCTTCCTGAGCCCTGGCTTTCTGCCAGGTCAGGCTGGCAGAGTGGAGAGTAAAGGAAGAGAAGGCATCTCAGGGTGGGATGGAAGAGAGATTTATTGAGGGtaaaagtgaaaaagcagaagcacCAAGTGGAAGGCAGCAGGTCTGAGATACAAGTAGGGAGACCATCAGCTAACTACAAAGGTTCTTGTGTGACCCAGGATTCTCTTTGCTGTGATTTTGCTTGGTGTGATGGGCTGACAGGGGTGCACAGGAAGAGAGTTGGTCAAGTGTGTGCTGGCCTGGGAAGCTTGGGTCAGAGGGAGAGGTTGCACATGCATGAATACGTGCAAGCCTTGTTTTGGGCAAGTGAAGGGCTTGTGTGAGAGGCTGGAAgctttcctgtgctgctctgtcttGGTGTTCTTGCTGTGGAGGGACCTGTTTACTAAGAGGAGTCTGGTAGCCCTTTTCCAGGCAGCACAACGGGCTGTTGAGGTCTGGCTTTGTGCTGTGCGAAGTGGGAATATTTTTGGGGAAGGTAGGGAAGAGGAGGCTTCTGAGGCTGTGATGCAAAAGAATTTTATTGAGTGAAACGAGACAGAAGGTAGCAGCACCAAGTGGAAGGAAGCAGGTGTGAGGTGCAAGCAGGGTGAGAATCATGGAAGGCCCCTTCCTGCAGTCAGTTTTCCCAGAGCacagaggtgtccctgtcctgcCGTGGGAGCAGCCAACTGGAGGTTCTCCGATGGCCCTTGTCTTGTGAGGAGGAGTTTTCAGCAGTGAGCATCggaggcagcagaagaggcaatgcagagaaggcagtgggagaagaggagcaggTCCGTGGGCCATGTTTGCGGGCAGTCCAGGCTGTCCGTTTCCCTGCTGCCTTGCTTGGTGCCTTGAGAGGAGGAGGCGTGGATGGCGAGCCCCCGGTCCAAGCCAGGGAGCAGCCCGGAGGTGCATCCTCAATCCATGGTGTGGCTTTCAGGGTGAGTGTGGTGGGTGTCAGGAGCGGTGGTGAGGGCCCTTAGCAGGTGTAGCAGCCTCCTCTGCCCCCGAAGGAGCCCAGGCCACCCAGGCCGTAGCCGTATCCCAGGCCGTAGCCGAGGCCGAAGCCGCCGAAGCCGGAGTTGACGGGCACTCCCAGGGCGCTGAGCTCGTTGCCCACGGCAGCGGATGCGGAGGATCCGACGGCGGTGctctgggggaaggaggtgagGATGGGTCCTGGCAGGGTGACCTGCACGGTGGAAGGCTGGATGAGGACGCGGGAGGCCTCGCACTGCCTGACACAGGGCTCGTTGCAGCTGTTGGCCAGCGGGGTGGGTCCGCAAGAGCCGCAGCGGTCGTAGCAGGCCATGTGTGTGGTGAGGAGGGGtcctggaagagagagagagggtgtTGAGCAATGGGAGGGGTTTGGGGGTGCGAGGGGCGGTGTGTGAGGAGGGCAAGGGTGTGGGGAGGCATCGCGGCTGCTGAAGCTGGGGTAAGAGTGTGTGTTGCCAGAGGCGTGGGCGGCGGGGCAGGAGATGGCAGGAGGGCCAGGGGGTTGAGGCTCACCTGGTTGGTGTGTCAGGAGAAGGCGTCAGGAGAAGTGTGTGAGGGAGAGAGGCGCTGGGCCGGCTTTTATGCAGGTCGGCGAGGGGCGGGACAGCCTTTGCGCATGGCGGCCTTTGGCAGCAAGCAGCTCTTGCGGGCCAGAGCCTCCTGAGTCACCATGTGGAGTCACTTCTCCTTGCCACCACGCTCCCTTTTCATGTCCTCTTCTTGAGGACGTGTCCTTGTGAACTTGGCAGCAGCGTTTAGGTGACAGCCGGTGTTTGGGAGGATTTTCATGGAAGGTGCGTGCCAGGGCATTTTTGGCATTGTGACCAAAATGTAGGAGAGGAGGGTGTCATCGCTGAGTTTAGAGGGTGTCTTCTGAGAGCTTGGAACCaaggtgatctttgaggttccttccaacccaaaccattctatgatttcatggcacttgtgtgttgtggtttgtggGTGTGTTGTGACAAGGGGGCTGTAACTCCTGGCAGGTCTGGcaggctgctctgggctttGTAGTTGTGCTAGTCATGAGGTGCTGCCCCTTCCATCTCACTCGTGCTGCTGTGCCTTGCTGCTGTCCCTCCAGGCCTGTCATTAGGCCTGGCCTTTTACTGTTGTGTGTCTTATGTGGGTGTCGTGGTGCCCCTCTTTCTTTCTAAGGTTTTAgctgtatgttttgtttttccgTGGCACAGTTTTGGGAGTGAGTGGAACAGAGGACTGGGTTCCATGCGAAGGTTCCAGAAGATTTGCCCACATTCCATAGAGAGTCCCCTTGTGAAGACAGACAAGCAGGTGGGTAATAAGATGTGCCTAGCTGAAGAGACATCTTTGTCTGGAACTGAGGAGAAGCCCAGCAAGTACATTATTGTGATAGTAGCacaaaagagaaggcaaaatgtttttctaaatgcaTCAGCAAGAAAAGGAGGGCTGAGGAGAATCTTAGTCCCCTGTGGGATACAGATGGAAACCTAGTGACAAAGgatgaagagaaggctgaggtacctGATGCCTTCTGTGCCTCCGTCTTTAAGTGTAAGACCAGTTGTTGTCAGGATACCTGGTTCCCGGAGTTGGAAGACAGGGAGCGGGAGTGAGTGGAACAAAGCTACCATAATGcaagaggagatggtcagtgagCTGCTAgaccacttagacacacacttGCGTCTATGGGGCCAAACAGGATCCAGGCAAAGGTTCTGAGGGAGCTGGCCCAAGTGCTGACGAAGCACTGGAGGTTTTCCAATGTGGCGCCCGTCTGCCAGAAGCTGGAAGGAGGCTGCACGTGCTGACAGCGCTCTCGGTCTGCCcttggtgctggggcaggttatggagcagatcatcttgagtgccatcgCACAGCATGTACGGGACAAGGAGAcgatcaggcccagtcagcgtgggtttatgaaaggcaggtcgTGCTTGAGGACCCTGATCTCCTTCTCTGACAGGTTTAGGTGCTttgtggatgagggaaaggctgtggatgttgtttcCCGGGACTTTGGTAAAGCCTTTGCCAGCGTTGCCCACTGCCTTGTCCTGGAGCATCTGGCTACTCACAGCTTGGATGTGCTTACACTTTGCAGGGTAAAAAACTGCTGAGACAGCTGGGCCCAAAGAGGGGTGGTGAAGGGAGTTCAGCGCAGTTGGTGGCCAAGCACAAGTGTTGTTCTCCAGGACTCAATGTTGAGGACAGTTTTCTTGACTATGTGTATCAATTATTCAGAAGAGGAGATCGAAGGCACCCTCCGTAGGTTTGCAGATGACGCCAAGTTGTTGGGCGGTAGAGTTGATCTTgttgagggaaggaaggaaggcaggctcTCCAGAGGCATCTGGACAGGCTGGCTTGATGGGCCGAGGCCCGTAGGGTGAGGCTGAGGAAGACTCAGTACCGTGTCCTGCCCTTGGGTCGGTCCAGCAGCAGGCCATAGCAGAAGCTTGGGGCGGAATGGCTGGCAAGTGCCCAGCGGGAATGGACCTGGGCGTGTTGGTCAAGAGCACGTGAGCATGAGGCagcgtgtgcccaggtggccaagagggccagcAGCATCGTGTCTTGTTTTAGGCATAGTGTGTCCATCAGGACAGAAGtagggcagggattgtccccctgtcctgggcactggtgaggccacccGTCCAATGGTGGGTTCAGGTTTGGGGCCATCAGAGTGAGCAAGACATGGAGTTGCTGGAGGATGTCCAGAGAAGGTGAAGGAATCTGGGGAAGGGTTTGGAACACAAGTCtcatgaggagcatctgagggaactggggttgttgaACCTGGGCAaaggatgctgaggggagacctccttggtctctgcaactacctgaagaAGGGGTTTGTAATGAAGTAGGcgttggtctcttttcccaagagGAAGCGATAGGAGGAGCGGAAATGACGGCAAGTTGTGCCAGcagagatttagattggatattaggaacgATATCTTCCCTACAAGAGTGGTCAGGCTATGGAACTGGCTTCCCATGGCAATGGTGAAGTTGTCATTCCTGGAGGAATCAAAAGAACgtgtagacatggcacttcaggacatgctgtaGCGGGTATGATGGGTGTTGTGGTGTTTTCtggtatttgtttgtttgttagttttttctccctctgggTGAATGGTTGGAGTGGGTGAGATCAGAGGTCTTTCCCAAAGGTGACAATGGTGTGATTGTGTGAAAGGAAGGGTGTTTGCTGTGTTCAGAATGGTTCTGCCAGCTGTGATTCTGCTTGGTGTGATGGGCAGAGAGTGGTGCATGGGAAGAGATTTGGTGGCTCGTGGCTGGCGTGGGGAGCTTGTGTTTGAGGGAGGGGCTGGAAATGGTTTTGTACGCTCAAAGCCTGGTTTGGTCAAGTGAAGGGCTTGTGTGAGAGGCTGGAAGCTTTCTTGTGCTGCTCTGTCTTGCTGTTCTTGCTGTGGAGGGACCTGTTTGCTAAGAGGAATCTCGTAGCCCTTTTCCAGGCAGCACAACAGGCTGTTGAGGTCTGGCTTTGTGCTGTGCGAAGTGGGAATATTTTTGGGGAAGGTAGGGAAGAGGAGGCTTCTGAGGCTGTGATGCAAAAGAATTTTATTGAGTGAAACGAGACAGAAGGTAGCAGCACCAAGTGGAAGGAAGCAGGTGTGAGGTGCAAGCAGGGTGAGAATCATGGAAGGCCCCTTCCTGCAGTCAGTTTTCCCAGAGCacagaggtgtccctgtcctgcCGTGGGAGCAGCCAACTGGAGGTTCTCCGATGGCCCTTGTCTTGTGAGGAGGAGTTTTCAGCAGTGAGCATCggaggcagcagaagaggcaatgcagagaaggcagtgggagaagaggagcaggTCCGTGGGCCATGTTTGCGGGCAGTCCAGGCTGTCCGTTTCCCTGCTGCCTTGCTTGGTGCCTTGAGAGGAGGAGGCGTGGATGGCGAGCCCCCGGTCCAAGCCAGGGAGCAGCCCGGAGGTGCGTCCTCAATCCATGGTGTGGCTTTCAGGGTGAGTGTGGTGGGTGTCAGGAGTGGTGGTGAGGGCCCTTAGCAGGTGTAGCAGCCTCCTCTGCCCCCGAAGCAGCCCAGGCCACCCAGGCCGTAGCCGAGGCCGAAGCCGCCGAAGCCGGAGTTGACGGGCACTCCCAGGGCGCTGAGCTCGTTGCCCACGGCAGCGGATGCGGAGGATCCGACGGCGGTGctctgggggaaggaggtgagGATGGGTCCTGGCAGGGTGACCTGCACGGTGGAAGGCTGGATGAGGACGCGGGAGGCCTCGCACTGCCTGACACAGGGCTCGTTGCAGCTGTTGGCCAGCGGGGTGGGTCCGCAAGAGCCGCAGCGGTCGTAGCAGGCCATGTGTGTGGTGAGGAGGGGtcctggaagagagagagagggtgtTGAGCAATGGGAGGGGTTTGGGGGTGCGAGGGGCGGTGTGTGAGGAGGGCAAGGGTGTGGGGAGGCGTCGGGGCTGCTGAGGCTGGGGTAAGAGTGTGTGTTGCCAGAGGCGTGGGCGGCGGGGCAGGAGATGGCAGGAGGGCCAGGGGGTTGAGGCTCACCTGGTTGGTGTGTCAGGAGAAGGCGTCAGGAGAAGTGTGTGAGGGAGAGAGGCGCTGGGCCGGCTTTTATGCAGGTCGGCGAGGGGCGGGACAGCCTTTGCGCATGGCGGCCTTTGGCAGCAAGCAGCTCTTGCGGGCCAGAGCCTCCTGAGTCACCATGTGGAGTCACTTCTCCTTGCCACCACGCTCCCTTTTCATGTCCTCTTCTTGAGGACGTGTCCTTGTGAACTTGGCAGCAGCGTTTAGGTGACAGCCGGTGTTTGGGAGGATTTTCATGGAAGGTGCGTGCCAGGGCATTTTTGGCATTGTGACCAAAATGTAGGAGAGGAGGGTGTCATCGCTGAGTTTAGAGGGTGTCTTCTGAGAGCT
This Apus apus isolate bApuApu2 chromosome 2, bApuApu2.pri.cur, whole genome shotgun sequence DNA region includes the following protein-coding sequences:
- the LOC127381281 gene encoding feather keratin-like, which encodes MACYDRCGSCGPTPLANSCNEPCVRQCEASRVLIQPSTVQVTLPGPILTSFPQSTAVGSSASAAVGNELSALGVPVNSGFGGFGLGYGLGYGYGLGGLGSFGGRGGCYTC
- the LOC127381283 gene encoding feather keratin-like is translated as MACYDRCGSCGPTPLANSCNEPCVRQCEASRVLIQPSTVQVTLPGPILTSFPQSTAVGSSASAAVGNELSALGVPVNSGFGGFGLGYGLGGLGCFGGRGGCYTC